The following coding sequences lie in one Deltaproteobacteria bacterium genomic window:
- the mrdA gene encoding penicillin-binding protein 2, which produces RLYDLQITRGDDFATRGQANFIKQFATPHDRGIIYDRNSRILVDNRPSLNVEVTPYFLGNREKSTATLNELYETLGVADEAAEKLSSEVFSKQGLNRFVAVRIKRDISLDEVEKIESQRSILKLDGVEIVEAKRRTYPSGSLAGHLLGYVNEIGRGRLNREKKRDNPNRYKRGDTLGRSGIEHQHEERLRGSDGYAQKVVDAKGRLQSADYMNSAGTNIDDKPAEPGHNIILTIDSELQKIAEESFDGRAGSVVVMDVETGEILAMVSKPGYDPNLISGAMALDEKARLDSNILKPWINRPIQGQYAPGSTFKVVTAMAALTQGYTTPSEEVFCPGYYRLGGRNWRCHKDSGHGHVNLKEALKVSCDTYFYALSVRMGINEIAKAGSELGLGSQTGIELRGEKRGLMPDEAFHDRVEKSTGGYQKGMALNTSIGQGSVLTTPLQMAVIYAAMANGGKMIKPQLVKRIETADFRVWSREFGKLGEVEQKVEGREPEVIFEMKAEIKSRLNLDPAELAAIQEGLIAVAQEPGGTAYWRRSRLVTMAGKTGTAQVIRLGVRRDKAEDMEYFARDHAWFAAYAPIENPEIAVVVLNEHSGHGGSKAGPIAVSVIDAWHTLKENRRANPRLTENENEVRP; this is translated from the coding sequence CACGGCTCTACGATTTACAGATCACGCGCGGAGACGATTTTGCAACCCGTGGTCAGGCAAACTTTATTAAGCAGTTTGCTACACCCCATGACCGAGGGATTATCTACGACCGGAACAGCCGAATTCTAGTCGACAACCGTCCGTCGCTGAATGTGGAAGTCACGCCCTATTTCCTAGGGAATCGTGAGAAATCTACAGCAACATTGAATGAGCTTTATGAAACGCTTGGGGTTGCGGATGAGGCGGCCGAAAAGTTGTCGTCAGAAGTTTTTTCGAAACAAGGTCTTAATCGATTTGTGGCTGTTCGAATCAAACGCGATATCTCTCTCGACGAAGTTGAGAAGATTGAATCTCAGCGCAGTATTTTAAAGCTTGATGGTGTCGAAATTGTTGAAGCCAAGCGTAGAACCTATCCGAGTGGTTCTTTGGCCGGACATTTACTTGGTTACGTGAATGAAATTGGCCGGGGACGACTGAACCGCGAGAAGAAACGCGATAACCCCAATCGCTACAAACGCGGCGATACTTTGGGCCGTTCAGGTATCGAACATCAGCATGAAGAGCGCTTGCGGGGCTCAGATGGGTACGCGCAAAAAGTTGTCGACGCAAAGGGACGCTTACAGTCGGCTGATTATATGAACTCGGCGGGCACGAACATAGACGACAAGCCGGCTGAGCCAGGGCACAATATTATCCTGACGATTGATTCTGAGCTTCAAAAGATAGCGGAAGAATCTTTTGACGGCCGCGCCGGCAGCGTGGTGGTCATGGATGTCGAGACGGGTGAGATTCTCGCCATGGTTTCAAAGCCTGGCTATGATCCGAATTTAATCAGTGGTGCCATGGCGCTGGATGAAAAGGCTCGCCTCGACTCTAATATTCTCAAGCCTTGGATTAATCGGCCCATTCAAGGTCAATACGCTCCGGGCTCCACCTTCAAGGTGGTCACCGCGATGGCTGCACTAACTCAAGGTTATACAACGCCGAGTGAGGAAGTGTTCTGCCCAGGGTATTACCGCTTAGGGGGCCGTAATTGGCGTTGCCATAAAGACTCAGGCCATGGCCACGTCAATCTCAAAGAGGCTTTGAAAGTATCGTGCGATACTTATTTCTACGCACTTTCAGTACGGATGGGAATTAACGAAATAGCAAAAGCTGGTAGTGAGCTGGGTCTTGGTTCGCAAACAGGTATTGAGCTTCGCGGTGAAAAACGCGGATTGATGCCAGACGAGGCTTTTCATGACCGGGTCGAGAAATCGACAGGTGGTTACCAAAAGGGAATGGCTCTCAACACCTCTATTGGGCAAGGCTCCGTTTTGACCACACCTCTGCAAATGGCTGTTATCTATGCGGCCATGGCAAACGGTGGGAAAATGATTAAACCGCAGCTGGTCAAGCGTATTGAAACCGCAGATTTTCGTGTTTGGTCTCGTGAGTTTGGCAAGCTTGGTGAGGTGGAACAAAAAGTTGAAGGGCGAGAGCCTGAGGTTATTTTCGAAATGAAGGCGGAGATAAAGTCACGGCTGAACCTTGACCCAGCTGAACTTGCTGCAATTCAAGAGGGTTTGATTGCCGTTGCGCAGGAGCCGGGCGGGACCGCATATTGGAGACGCTCTCGATTGGTCACCATGGCTGGTAAGACTGGAACAGCGCAAGTGATTCGGTTGGGTGTGCGCCGGGACAAAGCAGAAGACATGGAATATTTTGCGAGAGACCACGCCTGGTTTGCCGCTTACGCTCCGATCGAAAACCCTGAAATAGCTGTCGTGGTTTTAAATGAGCACTCGGGTCATGGTGGTTCCAAAGCAGGCCCCATTGCAGTGAGTGTGATTGATGCTTGGCATACACTTAAAGAAAATCGCAGGGCGAACCCAAGACTTACCGAAAATGAAAATGAGGTTCGCCCATGA